Proteins found in one Aneurinibacillus uraniidurans genomic segment:
- a CDS encoding DHH family phosphoesterase, with product MYRLYSHNDLDGVGCGIIAKIAFGENVEIRYNSVAGLDFQVERFLAKGRKEDCLFITDLSVNEQNEQRLDEHVKKGGRVQLIDHHKTALHFNRYDWGLVQVEYEDGRLASATSLFYEYLTQHKLIEPSQTLNEFVELVRQYDTWEWDRNENTKAKRLNDLFFMISIDEFEERMIQKIAVGGPFSFDEFEQKILDMEDSKIERYMRRKRRELVQTFIGDYCAGIVHAESYHSELGNELGKDNTHLDYIAIINVGGKKISLRTIHDDVDVSTVAQQFGGGGHAKASGCSLTEEAYQLYVAEPFQIEPMRADAFKNVHNCKGSRHGSLYENRQEDTFFIYPLGEDKWVIEENGTKRSKPFLSFEEAERFVKRNHAAWLVRDEVFIAYLKEHNLLTKAVPTEQDDESSAFILSVYNGYEGESTILPH from the coding sequence ATGTATCGTTTATATTCGCATAACGACCTTGATGGAGTAGGATGCGGGATCATTGCCAAAATCGCTTTCGGAGAAAATGTAGAAATCCGCTACAACTCCGTAGCTGGACTGGATTTTCAGGTTGAACGTTTTTTAGCAAAAGGACGGAAGGAAGATTGTCTGTTTATTACTGATCTTTCCGTGAACGAACAGAATGAACAGCGGCTTGATGAGCATGTCAAAAAAGGCGGCAGAGTGCAACTGATTGATCACCATAAAACAGCGCTTCATTTTAATCGATATGACTGGGGGCTCGTTCAAGTTGAATACGAAGACGGACGCCTGGCCTCCGCTACGTCCCTGTTTTACGAATATTTGACGCAGCACAAACTGATCGAACCTTCTCAGACATTGAATGAATTTGTCGAACTGGTTCGCCAGTATGACACATGGGAATGGGACAGAAATGAAAATACGAAAGCCAAGCGTTTGAATGACCTTTTCTTTATGATTTCAATTGATGAATTCGAAGAGCGAATGATCCAAAAAATCGCTGTGGGCGGGCCCTTTAGCTTCGATGAATTTGAGCAAAAAATACTCGACATGGAAGACAGTAAAATCGAACGATATATGCGCAGAAAGCGAAGAGAGCTGGTTCAAACTTTTATCGGGGACTACTGCGCTGGTATTGTGCATGCGGAATCGTATCACTCCGAACTGGGAAATGAATTAGGGAAAGATAACACTCATCTCGATTATATCGCGATCATTAACGTAGGCGGGAAGAAAATCAGCCTCCGCACCATTCATGATGATGTGGATGTATCGACAGTCGCTCAGCAGTTTGGCGGTGGCGGTCATGCGAAGGCGTCAGGCTGTTCCTTGACAGAGGAAGCTTATCAACTGTATGTGGCTGAACCATTCCAGATTGAGCCGATGAGGGCAGATGCCTTTAAAAATGTTCATAACTGCAAAGGGTCCAGACATGGCTCTTTATATGAGAACAGGCAGGAGGATACGTTTTTCATTTATCCGCTTGGAGAAGATAAATGGGTTATAGAGGAAAATGGGACAAAAAGGTCTAAGCCGTTCTTATCCTTTGAAGAGGCGGAACGATTTGTCAAACGAAATCACGCTGCCTGGCTTGTTCGGGATGAAGTGTTTATTGCCTATTTAAAGGAACACAACCTGCTCACAAAGGCTGTGCCGACTGAACAAGACGATGAAAGTTCCGCTTTCATTCTGTCGGTTTACAATGGATACGAAGGGGAAAGCACAATCCTGCCGCACTAA
- a CDS encoding DMT family transporter, translated as MNQLKDKKNIGLLMIVASMVLWGLSGPVIEWLFMHTKIQPVELLTLRLITAGLFILLYLGLKGEDIWSIWKQPRQFIPLLAFGLLGMLGAQYAFIVTLDVSNAVTATLFQFLGPVLITIYAVVQQKKLPTKIQATAVCAALVGVYFLVTNGAPDRILLSSEGIFWGAMTAIGFAYYTVCPTQMIKEWGASVIVGWGMLIGGVGISIINPALLKDGTLLLVGTKMMILVAIVVVMGILAFLLYIGSLRYVAPSKAGLLSSIEPLVTFIAAIGWLKQSFGIYQIIGGICIVATVILLAREEEEQPEFHLETSNIN; from the coding sequence ATGAATCAACTAAAAGACAAAAAAAACATCGGTCTGCTTATGATCGTCGCCAGCATGGTATTGTGGGGATTGTCTGGACCCGTGATTGAGTGGTTATTTATGCATACAAAAATTCAACCAGTTGAGCTGTTAACATTACGCCTGATCACTGCAGGTCTGTTTATTTTGCTGTACCTCGGATTGAAGGGAGAAGACATCTGGAGCATCTGGAAGCAGCCCCGGCAGTTTATTCCCTTGCTTGCCTTTGGCCTGCTCGGTATGCTCGGAGCGCAGTATGCCTTCATCGTTACACTTGATGTAAGCAATGCTGTAACGGCAACGCTGTTTCAGTTTCTCGGCCCGGTTTTGATTACGATTTATGCAGTGGTTCAGCAGAAAAAACTACCCACTAAAATACAGGCTACCGCTGTGTGTGCTGCGTTAGTCGGTGTCTATTTTCTTGTGACAAACGGAGCGCCAGACCGCATCCTCTTATCTTCTGAGGGGATTTTCTGGGGCGCAATGACGGCGATCGGATTTGCTTATTACACGGTATGTCCTACACAAATGATTAAAGAATGGGGGGCGTCGGTTATTGTAGGCTGGGGCATGCTCATTGGCGGAGTTGGCATCAGTATCATTAATCCCGCCTTACTAAAAGATGGTACATTACTGCTAGTAGGGACAAAAATGATGATTCTGGTAGCCATCGTTGTTGTAATGGGAATCCTCGCCTTTTTGCTTTACATCGGGAGCTTGCGTTATGTAGCACCGAGCAAGGCAGGACTTTTATCAAGCATTGAGCCGCTCGTCACGTTTATTGCTGCAATCGGATGGCTGAAGCAGTCCTTCGGCATTTATCAGATCATCGGGGGGATCTGCATTGTAGCGACGGTGATCCTGCTGGCGAGAGAAGAAGAGGAGCAGCCTGAGTTCCATCTGGAGACTAGCAACATAAATTAG